A region of the Haemophilus parainfluenzae genome:
ATAAGATCCCTAGGCGAGAAAGGGCGTTAATGCTTTCACCTGCATCTGCATTGAAGGCTAGGCTAGCTAAGAACATTGACATGGTGAAACCAATGCCACATAAAATCGCTACGGCAAAAATTTGTTTGAAGTTGATACCTTGAGGAAGCTTTGCAATGCCCAGTTTAACGGAAAGATAACTGAAACCAAATACACCAAGTGGTTTTCCGATAATTAAGCCTAAAGAAATCGCAAATAATAATGGCGATGAAAGCATACTTGAGTCGATACCGTCAAAACTTACCCCCGCATTGGCAAAAGCGAATAATGGCAGAATAATAAAGGATGACCAAGGCGCAAGAATATGTTCAAAGTCATGTAATGGTGTTTCGCCATTTTTGCCTTTTAATGGAATACAAAATCCGATGATAACGCCTGCAAGAGTAGCGTGTACGCCAGATTTTAATACAGAAGCCCATAAGATGGCTCCCACTACCATATAGGCACAAAGTGCGGTCACTTTAAAGCGATTTAATGCGATAAGTACAGCAATTGCAATGGCAGCAAAGACAAGAGCTTGCACGCTTAATCCATGTGAGAAGAAGAGTGCAATCACGACAATGGCGCCTAAGTCATCAATGATGGCTAAAGCAAGTAAAAAGATTTTTAGTGGGAGTGGCACTTGTTTACTTAATAACGCCATGATACCAAGAGCAAAGGCTATGTCTGTCGCCATTGGGATTGCCCAGCCATCGGCTAAAGCGGGATCTTGTTGGGCGATAAATACATAAACTAAGGCAGGAATGATCATTCCCCCAACGGCAGCAATAGCAGGGAAAACCGCTTGTTGATAGCTTGAAAGGGAGCCCTCGAATAATTCTCTTTTGACTTCCATTCCCACTAAAACAAAGAATACTGCCATAAAACCATCGTTGATCCAGTGAATTAAGGTTTTATCGATAGAAAAACTACCTACTTGAATGCTGACTGGTAAGTTTAAAAAATTGTTATAATTTTGATTGAGCGGTGAATTGGCTAATAGCATTGCAATTACCGCTGAAAAAAGTAATAAAATTCCACCAGCTGATTCCAATTTGAAAAAACGCTGAATTTGTTGAATCAAACTCAGTTTATTCATTCATTCTCTCCTAAAAAAGTAATAAAAAATAATAAAGCTTGGATACTATCACAAATTTACTGATTTTGGGGAAAGAAATGTAGATAATGTGAGATTTAATCGGAATGTGATGGATTTTGTGATCTATTTCACAAAATTTATTTTCATTTTTGGAATAAAAAACAATTTAATAGTAAAATCCCTAAAATTTATTTATTCGAGAATACTTATGTTTTCAAAAAAAGATATCATCGTGTTAGGTATGATGATTTTTGCTTTATTTTTAGGTGCAGGAAATATTATTTTTCCACCGATGGAAGGTTACTCAGCA
Encoded here:
- the nhaA gene encoding Na+/H+ antiporter NhaA; the encoded protein is MNKLSLIQQIQRFFKLESAGGILLLFSAVIAMLLANSPLNQNYNNFLNLPVSIQVGSFSIDKTLIHWINDGFMAVFFVLVGMEVKRELFEGSLSSYQQAVFPAIAAVGGMIIPALVYVFIAQQDPALADGWAIPMATDIAFALGIMALLSKQVPLPLKIFLLALAIIDDLGAIVVIALFFSHGLSVQALVFAAIAIAVLIALNRFKVTALCAYMVVGAILWASVLKSGVHATLAGVIIGFCIPLKGKNGETPLHDFEHILAPWSSFIILPLFAFANAGVSFDGIDSSMLSSPLLFAISLGLIIGKPLGVFGFSYLSVKLGIAKLPQGINFKQIFAVAILCGIGFTMSMFLASLAFNADAGESINALSRLGILLGSTVSAIVGYMALKSTTAKNKG